In Desulfobacterales bacterium, the DNA window AAAGAAAGATGACTCGGATTGGTACCTGGATTGATACGCACTTGACGGAATCTCATTTGGCGGATATCTCAGAGGTCACTATCGGGCCGGTGACTCTGTTCAGTTTCGCCGTCACCTGAACGACACCGGCGTCACTGGGGGACTATCGCTTTTGTATTACAGCCAAAAACAAGAAAATCATTCGGTTCAATCCCTGCTGGAAACCGTGAAGAAAAACCGCGGCGGTATTCATTGCGTCGGAATGGGGGGGGCGGAACGAGCCTATCTAACTTCCCTGGTTTATGGAACCGCCCACCGGCCAATCATCGTCATTGCCCCCACGGCCAAGCAGGCGGAGCAATTCATTTCGGACATCATGTTTTTTACAGGCGACAAAGAAGCGACGCCCCTTTATTTTCCGGCCTATAATATTTTGCCGTCCCAGTATTTATCCTATCATAACGAAACGGCAGCCCAGCGCATCGCCACGCTATACCACCTCAGCGTATCCGACAAGCCGCTCATGGTCGTCACCACGGTCGGAGCGCTCTTGCAACGGATTCTCCCCAAAGCCGAGTTGGTGAATTTTGCCGAGCTACTCATGACCAATGAAGCCCTCGAGCGCGACCGCCTGGTATCCAAGCTGAACGCCGGCGGCTACACCCGCGCCATGATCGTGGAAGAACCCGGAGATTATTGTATTCGAGGCGGCATATTGGATGTTTTCTCGCCGCTGTATTCGGATCCGCTGCGAATCGAGTTTTTCGGGGATATGGTGGATTCCATCCGGTTTTTTTCCGCGGCCACGCAGCGCACAATTCGACCCATCGATGAGGCCGTCATTTTACCGGCACGCGAACTCGTTCTGAAAAAAGAAAATCTGGATCAGGTGTTTCAACGCATTCGGCAACTCGGCGCGGATCAGCACCTGCCGGTCACCCAAATCCGCGCCCTGGTGGACCGGATTAAAGCCGAAGGCATTTTTCCGGGCATCGAAAGCCTGACACCGATGTTTTTCCCGGAGTTGGACACCTTATTTAACTATGCGCCTCCTGATACGCTTTTCATTTCATTGGCGCCCAACGCCCTTAAGGATGCCGCCGAAGAGTTGACGCGTCGGGCGCAGGCTCATTATCAAAAGGCCCTTGAAGAACGCAGGCTATGTGTCCCGCTCGAATCCATGTATATTTCCCGACAGGAGGCTATTGCCCTGATCTCGGAAAGAGGCGCTTTGACCATGGACACCCTGGCCGTTGCCGCCGCACCTGCCGGGGCCGGTGCGCCGTCCTACCCGCCCGGTGAATCGCAATTTCATTTTCGTATCGAAGACACGGGCAATCTTCGTCTTGCACTGAAAGCCATGCGCGACCGGGAGCATCTATTTGAACCACTGATCGAGTGGATACACACGCATCGAAATGCCGGCCTGGACACCTTGCTCGTATGCCGCAGCCGGTCCCAGGCTGACCGGCTGTGCGCCTTGATATCGCCCTACGGAATTGATCCGGAATGCCATGCCGGATATCCGGAACCGGACCGACCTTCAAGGCGGGCAATCGTCTGCATCGGCCGGCTATCCGCGGGTTTCGTCTGGCCGGAAGCCGGACTGGCCGCGATCACCGATGAAGAAATTTTCGGCGGCGCGTATCGGCGGCAAAAAGCCATTAAAGCGGCTTCCGGAACCCAGTTGCTGGAACTGGCAGACTTAAAGCAAGGCGATCTTGTGGTTCATCAAAGCCACGGCATCGGGCAATATGAAGGGCTCACCAAGCTGACGCTGGAAGGCAACACCAATGATTTTATTCTCATCACCTACCGGGATGCGGATAAGCTCTATCTTCCGGTAGATCGCATGAATATGATTCAAAAATACATGGGTGTGGACAGCATCACGCCGGTCCTGGACAAGCTGGGCGGAAAAACCTGGGAGAAAATCAGGGAAAAGGTCAAGCGTTCCACAGAAAAGATCGCCGGCGAACTGCTCAAGCTCTATGCCGCGCGAAAGGTGGAAAAAGGCACTGCCTTTACGGCCGTTGACCGCTCCTTTAGAGAATTTGAAACGGCCTTTCCCTATGAAGAAACCGCTGATCAGATGAAAGCCATCGATGTCGTTCTCGCGGACATGGGCCGGGAGCAGCCCATGGACCGGCTAGTTTGCGGCGATGTGGGATACGGAAAAACCGAGGTAGCGCTTCGCGCCGCCTTTCTGGCCGCCAACAGCGGCAAGCAAGTGGCGGTTCTCGTCCCGACCACGGTGCTGGCGGAACAGCATTTTAAATCTTTCTCGGAACGATTCGCACGCTATCCCTTTTTTGTGGAATGCTTAAGCCGGTTCCGATCCCCCAAAGAACAACGAGCCATCATCGAGAATCTAAAGACGGGCAAGATCGATATCATTATCGGTACGCACCGGTTGTTGTCCAAGGATGTATCCTTTAAAGATATCGGACTGATCATCCTGGATGAAGAGCAACGATTCGGCGTCACACACAAGGAAAAACTGAAAAAACTGCGGCATACCGTGGATGTGCTGGCCCTGACCGCCACGCCCATTCCCCGGACGTTGCACTTATCGATGATGGGGGTGCGCGACATCAGCATTATTTCCACACCACCCGAGCAACGCCACCCCATTGTGACCTACATCTGCGAACCCGACGATGTCACCATCACCGAAGCCGTTCAAAAAGAGCTCGACCGAGACGGCCAGGTGTTTTTCGTGCATAACCACATTTCCGATATCGACGCCATGGCGACGCACATTCAAAAACTGGTGCCACAAGCGCGTCTCGGCATCGCTCACGGCCGCATGCCCGAAGGCGCGCTTGAAAAAGTGATGCTCGATTTTCTAAACCACCACATCGATATTCTGGTCTGCACCACCATCATTGAATCCGGGCTTGATATCGGCACCGCCAACACGATTTTGATTAATCGGGCGGACCGTTTCGGTCTGGCGCAAATCTATCAATTGCGCGGCCGGGTGGGAAGATCCGACGAACAAGCTTATGCCTATCTCTTTATTCCCAGGGACAGCACCATAACCGTCGATGCCCAGAAACGCCTCAAGGTGCTCATGGAACACAGCGATTTGGGCTCCGGGTTTCAGATCGCCATGAATGACCTTAAAATCCGCGGCGGCGGCACGATTCTGGGGGCATCCCAGTCCGGCCATATTGCCGCCGTGGGGTACGATATGTTCCTTCAACTCATGGAAAATTCGATCAGCGAGATGAAAGGCGAGCCGGTCATCGAGGCGCTGGAGCCAGAGATCAACATCACGGTATCCGCCTTTCTTCCGGAAAATTATATTCCCCATATCGATCAGCGTCTGGCCCTTTACCGGCGTCTTTCAAGACTCACCGAAGTAAAGGAACTCTCTGATTTTAAATCCGAACTGACCGATCGATTCGGTACGCTGCCCCCCGAAGCGGCCAACCTGCTGCTTAAGATTCTGCTTCGCGTGCTTTGCATCAAGGCCGGTGTGCGACGGCTTGATCTGAGCGGATTCAATCTGGTGTTGAGCTTTTCCGAACCCCACCAGAAACGCCCCTTTGCGCTCGTCGATTTGGTCACCAAATCCCCGAACATGTATCGGTTCACGCCGGAGCAGGGCTTGCGGGTGCATCTGTCCACCGGCCCGCCTACGAGCCTTCTGGCGCAGACTAAAAACATCTTGAAAGAAATCATGCAACATGTTAACGCCTGAGCACTTTAACTATCCGTATGTTTTTAAATTCCGTGCCGTCAAGACCACGGCGGGGAAAAAACGGGGGTTCACCTCAGCCGGTTATCAGCGAATTTATTTCGTTGCAACCGGCTATTTTACCAGGATAAATGGACTGCAACATGATTGGAAGCAAATCATCCCATCCCATCCGCACCATGGCCCGCCGATTCTTCAGGGCCGTGACTTGTATCAGCATACTTTTCACCGCATCACCGGCACTTTCGGCTCAGCCTCAGGTGGTGGATCGAATCGTTGCCGTGGTCAACGGTGACATTATTGTGCATCAGGATATTAACGAAATGTTGGCGCCATTGGTGGCGGAACTGCTGCAGTCCGGACAACCACCCGAAAAGATAAACGAAATAATTTTTGATCAACGCCAAAGGCTTTTAAGTATGCTCATAGATCAAAAACTGATGCTTCAGGCAAGCACCAAATATGAAATCACCGTTAGCGACAAGGAGGTGGACGCCGCTGTCGAGCGCATGAAAGAAGCCAATAAACTCACCGATGAAAGGCTTCGAAGCGCCTTGCAAAACCAGGGCCTCTCCATGGCTGAATTTCGAAATAATTACAGGGAGCAAATCCTGTTGAACCGAATCGAGAACCTGGAAGTGACCTCCCGAATTGTCGTGTCCGAAGACGATATCAAAGCCTATTATGCGCAGCATGCGGATGAATATAAAGGCGCGCGGCAATACCATTTGCGACACCTCATGATGGATGCACCGGCCTATGCACCCGCCGAGGAAAAAACAACCGCGTACAAGAGAATGGAAGCGGCGATGCTCGCACTGAAGGCAGGAGAACCCTTTGTCGAAGTGGTGAAACGGCATGCGGATCGGAAATATGCCGTCGCAGAAGGGGAACTGGGACTGTTTAATCTCGAAGATCTCGCGCCGGCGCTCAAAGAAGCGGTTGAAAATCTCGCCATCGGCCAATACACTCCCATTCTGGAAACCGGGCAAGGCTACCAGATCATCTATTTGGAAAATATAGTTGAGACGCAATCCGTATCCTTGGCGGAAAAAAAGGACGAAATAAGAGAAAAGCTGTTAAGAGAAACGGTAAAACAAAGAAAACAAGACTGGCTCGAAACCCTGCGCAAAAACGCACAGATAAAAATAATCAACTAATCTAAATGCCGCTATAAATGCGGCTTCATAGCTTGAACCCGTTTGATCCGTATCATCGGCGTTTCCGGCCAGGCGACCTTGTCCGTTTATAAAATGACACATACTCACAAGGCGGTAAGCTGATTTCAACTTCGGCGTTAGAGAATATTATCAGTTGGTGCCGGATGCTCTTCGTCTGGAGACGACAATGATCGAACATAAAGTGAAACAGAATAGAGACATTGATTACGATGCGATGTCTTTCGGACGATATTTGAAAGCGCTCCGCCTTGAAAAAGGCATTTCAATCAAGCGAGTGTCCTTTGAAACCCGCATAAAACCGGACATGCTCAATGCGATTGAAACCGAAGATCACGACAAGCTGCCCGACCCGGTATTTGTGAAGGGCTTTTTAAAAGCTTATGCCACGCTCATCGGCGCCAACCCCGATGAGACCGTGCAGCGGTACCTGGCCAATTGCCATTTGCACATTCAGACCGCCCGATATGAAGCCGATTTGATTCGCTCGCGCAAACGGCTTTGGCTACGGCTGACTGTTTCACTGGGGGCACTGGCATGCCTGATCTTTTTCTCCGTATGGCTGACATCGGCGCCCGACACAATTAAAAAAGAAGCACCGCCAATTGCGCCGGCCATTGCAACGCCTGCACGGGAAAAAGCGCCCGTAATCGCTCCGGAGACGCCCGAGCCAAAACAACCCGCCCCGGTCACGGCAACGAATACGCTGGTGATTGCAGGGGTGAAAGAAACATGGGTCAAGCTCATCATTGATGAGCAAACGCCCAAAAAATATACCATTAATGCAGGAGACCGGTTGGAATTTACTGCCGAACACGGCATCAACCTATTGATAGGAAACGCCACGGGTGTCAATTTGATATTCAACCATAAGCCGTTTCCGATTCACGGAAAACCGGGACAAATGGTGACACTGCGGTTGCCTTGAGCCGATAATCCGTGTAGGATTGAGCAATTCCGCTTTTTAAACTTTCTATTACACGAAAGCGGCCGGGTGACCTATGGAAAAAGATCTCAACAGAATTCTGATAGACAGTATCAACCGCCTGATACGACGCAACGCCATTCACCATCTTCGCAAAATCGTCAACCGAACGCATGCTGCCGATCTGTCGGTCGCCTTTCAATCCCTGCCCGTCGCACATCAACGCAAACTATTTGATATGATAGATGATGTTGAAGATCAAGGGTTGTTGCTCAGCATGCTCGACCGGGATACGTTTCAGAAACTCATTGACGGCATCGATCTGGACAAGGTGGTCGAAATTTTCGAAAAAATGCCCAATGACGACGTCGCGGATCTCATTGCCCTGTTGCCCCCGGAAACATCGGACGCCTTGCTTCAAAAAATGAAGCGGGAAGGCTCCGATGAAGTCGAAAAGCTCCTCAAATATGATGATGAGACCGCCGGCGGTATCATGGTACCGGACTTTATCGCGCTTAAAGAAGATACCACGGCCCGTGACGCCATTGCCTCCCTCCAGACCGAATTCGCCGATGTCGAAATGCCCTTCTATTTGTATGCGGTGGATGAATACGGCAAACTCGTCGGTGTCAGCTCGCTTCGGCAACTGGTTGTGGTACCGCCGGAAACACCCCTGAAATCCTTTATCACCACCGACGTGATTTCGGTACGAACAGACACCGACCAGGAAGAAGTGGCCAAAATCGTCGCCCGATACGACATTCTGGCCGTTCCGGTGGTGGATGAAAACCATCGATTGGTGGGTATTGTCACGGTGGATGATGTCATCGACATTATTCGAAAGGAAGCCACCGAGGACATTTTGAAAATGGCCGGCGCCGGCGAGGAGTTCGTGGAAACCAAATCCATCCTGCGAAGCACGCGGATTCGGTTGCCGTGGCTATTTGTGAGCTGCCTGGGCGGACTTTTGGCCGCGTTTGTCATCGGCCACTTCGAAGCCAGCATCAAACAGATAGCCTATCTGGCGGCCTTTATTCCGGTGATCGGCGGCATGGGCGGAAATATCGGCACTCAATCCTCCACGATTGTCGTCCGCGGGCTTGCCACAGGCCGGCTGCATGTTCGGGATATCTGGTCGGTGGTCCGCAAGGAACTGACCATCGGATTTTTTCTCGGATCCCTTTACGGACTCTTCATCGCAACCGTCGCCCAATTTCGCTATAACACATACATCGTGGCTGTTTCGGCGGGACTGGCCCTGATCTGCTCGATGTCCATTGCAGCCCTGGTTGGCTCACTGGTTCCCATGCTCTTTGAGCGAATTAAAATCGATCCGGCGGTCGCAACGGGGCCCTTTGTAACGACTGCGGTGGACATTATCAGTGTTTTTACCTATTTCTCAATCGCCACCGCGCTCATGGGTATCTAAGGCCCATGCCGGATTTTTCCACGCCTGCCGTCCTGCTCCGCCGGGTTGAATATGGCGATTATGATCTTATTCTAACCTTTTTTACCCGATCCGAGGGTAAAATTCCCGTCATCGCCAAGTCCGCCAAAAAAAGTGTCAAACGATTCGGCGGCATGCTGGAATTATTTTCCCTGCTGAACATTGTCTGTGCCACCGGACCGGGCAGACGCCTGCCCCTGCTTCGGGAGACCTCTCTTGATGCAGGGTTGCCGAAACTGGCCGCGGATATCACCAAAACCGCGATAGCCGGCTACTGGGCAGAAATCGTCAATGAATGGTCTGAAGAGGGCAAACAGCAGATTCACCTTTATCACCTGCTTCGGTATGCGTTGATCGAGCTGAACCGGGGGGAAATCCCCCCCCCGGTGCTCTCGATGGCATTCCAGATGAAATTTCTGTCCCTGGCAGGTCTCGCGCCCAATCTGACCGATTGTCAGGCGTGCAATCGAAAAATTACCGATATGGAAGGCAATCACCTTTCATTCAACATTAAAACAGGCCGCTTAACCTGCAGCCAATGTCAAAAAACAACCACCGAGGGCCTTCACCTCACCAAGGGCACGGTCCGCCAGCTTCAGTGGATGGACCGGATTCCCCTGAATCAGGTATCCCGAATCCGCTGCCTTCCCCAAGCCATCAAAGAGGGGCAGGCATTTTTGGAAACCTTTTTGCCCCATCATTTGGGGAAACGGCCCAAGAGCCTGGACTTTTTAAATAAGATAAGGTCATAAGCCATGCCTATTCACTATCAAGAAGGCGCGTTGCATCATTTCCTCACATCCACGCCGATCCGCGCTTCGGCGCCCTGCCGCATCGATATGGGCGGAACCTTGGATATTCGCTCGTTTTATCTGCCCTTGGGGCACCTTTCCCCCTGCACCGTCAATATCGCACTGAACCTGCGAACCAGCGTCAGCCTGCAGCCCTATGAAACGGGCCGAATCAAAGTGAGTTCAAAAGGGTTTGACAGCGCCGCCTTTCCGTTGGATACTGCGCCTTTTAATCATCCGATGGGGCTGATTTTTGCTGTGGCAAGCTATTTCCGGGCGGAGGGAGTGCATGTGCACATCGACTCAACCTCCCCCCCGAGAAGCGCGCTGGGGGGCTCGTCCGTAGCCGCCGTGGCACTGGTCGCCGCGTTTGACGCGGCCTGTTGCGCCATCGAAAAACGGCCGCAAATGAATCCATCGCAAATCGCACGATTGGCGCACGCCATTGAGGAAAGCGTGGCGGGGGTTCCCTGCGGGACTCAGGACCAATTGGCGGCCGCCTTTGGCGGTGTCAATGCCTGGTATTGGCGATATGGCCCGGACGGCCCATTTTTCGAGCAGCGCGCCCTTGCGCCGGAAATGGCCGGCATGATGGAAAAACGCCTGCTAGTCGCCTACTGCGGCATCCCGCATGAATCAAAGGATGTCAATTCCCGCTGGGTGCGGCAGTTTCTGGCCGGAGACACGCGGGATAACTGGGCAAGCATCGTGACGCTGGTCCATCGGTTTGAACAGGCCTTACGCACCATGAATATGGACGAGGCCGTTGCCGCCATGAACCGGGAGATGGCCCTTCGAAAAGAAATGACACCGGATGTTTTGGATGATATCGGAAACAAACTGGTAACAGCGGCCCTTGAAACCGGTTGCGGCGCCAGAATTTCAGGCGCCGGCGCGGGCGGTTGTATCTGGGCGCTGGGTGAACCCGAGCGCATGCGCCGGTTGCGCACTGAATGGCACCGGATTGCCGGTGCCCGGCAAGACGCCCGCCTGCTCGATGCGGGCATTGACATGCGCGGTGTTATGATAGAAACCGGGGGCTGCACGGCCATCCCGGAAAATGACGAGGTTTATTAATGAACTTTCAAGATGTTATTTTAACACTGCAATCCTATTGGTCCAAAAAAGGATGCTTGCTGGTTCAGCCCTACGATCTGGAAGTGGGGGCCGGCACCTTCCATCCGACCACCCTGCTCAAAGCCATCGGTCCGGAGCCGTGGCGGGTCGCCTATGTGCAACCCTCCCGCCGCCCGACGGATGGCCGTTACGGCGAAAACCCCAACCGGTTGCAGCATTATTATCAGTTTCAGGTGATGTTAAAGCCCTCCCCCACGGATGTCCAGCAATTGTATTTGGAAAGCTTGAAAGCCCTGGGCGTGGATCCGCTGGCCCACGATATCCGCTTTGTGGAGGATGACTGGGAGTCTCCCACGCTGGGCGCCTCAGGGCTTGGCTGGGAGGTCTGGCTGGATGGCATGGAGATCACCCAGTTTACGTATTTTCAACTGGCGGGCAGCATCGAGTTGTCCCCGATTCCCGTGGAAATCACCTACGGTCTGGAGCGTATCACCATGTACTTACAGGGCGTCGATAATGTCTATGATCTGAAATGGAACGATTCGGTCACCTATGGCCAGGTATACCATCAGCAGGAAGTGGAGCAATCGACCTATAATTTTGAGAAGGCGGACGTGAAAAAACTCCTTGGTTTTTTTAACGCCTATGAAGCTGAATCCAAGCAACAGATCGATTCGGGCCTTGTGGTGCCAGCATATGAATACTGCCTTAAGTGCTCCCACACCTTTAACCTGCTCGATGCACGAGGGGCCATCAGCGTCACGGAGCGAACCGGATATATCGCCAGAATCCGGAATATGGCGCGGTTATGCGCGGAAAAATATCTTCAGCAGCGAGAGAAGATGGGCTTTCCGTTGGTCAGAGAAAAAGGCGATGGAGTCTAACATACAAGCAAAAGCATGCATCTTTGGCAATGCTACATCAACCATCTTTCAGCTATTAGCTATCAGCTATCAGCTATTAGCTATCAGCTATCAGCTATCAGCTATCAGCTATCAGCTATCAGCTATCAGCTATCAGCTATTAGCTATCAGCTATCAGCTATCAGCTATCAGCTATTAGCTATTAGCTTCCGGCAAAGCCGGCAGGGGTAGGCATGAAACGGTTATTATTCGAGATAGGCGCGGAGGAAATTCCGGCGGGGTATATTGAGCCGGCGTTAAAGGCGCTGCAGGAAAATTTGCTCAAAAAATTGACACGCGCACGCATCGATCACGGCGCGGCAACCACCTTCGGAACGCCCAGGCGGCTTGCGGTAAGTGTGGCGGATGTGGCGGAAAAACAAACCCCGGTCACGACGGAAGTCATGGGGCCGCCGGAGAAAGTCGCCTTTGACGCAACAGGGCAGCCCACCATGGCAGCCCGAAAATTCGCTGAAAAAGTGGGGCTAAGCGTCGCGGAACTCGGCGTAACCGAGACACCCAAAGGCCGATACTTATGCGCCGTGACTGCCGATGCCGGAAAATCCACCGAAACCTTATTGGAAACGATATTGCCGGAGCTCATCACGGCCATTCCCTTTCCCAAGACCATGAAATGGGCGGATAAGCAGGTTCTCTTTGCCAGGCCCATTCACTCTATTCTGGCCCTTTTTGGTACGAAAGTGGTCTCGTTCTCTTTTGCCGGTCTTCAAAGCGACGCCTGGACGTGGGGCCACAGCATCATGCGCCGGGAACAAATACCCGTGCCTTCTCCGGAAGCCTATGTGGATATTCTGAGAGAAGCGGACGTCATCGCGGATATCACCGAGCGTAAAAACAGGATTATCGACGAAATTCAGCGCTGCGCCGAAAAGGTGGGCGGCCGCGTGCTGCCGGACGAAGCCCTGCTGGATATTGTCACGCAGCTCGTGGAATGCCCCCTGCCGGTGGTGGGTAATTTTGATGCCGGATACCTGGAGTTGCCCGGGGAAATACTGATTACCGCCATGCGGGAACACCAGAAATACTTCGCGATAATTGATGCCTCCGGAAGCCTGATGCCGCATTTCATCGCCATCAACAACACCCGAACCAGGGACGTGGCGCTGTCCGTCAGAGGCCATGAGCGCGTCCTGCGCGCTCGGCTTGAAGATGCCCGGTTTTTTTACCGCACCGACCGGGCCGTAGCCCTTGAGACCTGGGTCTCGCGCCTTAACAACGTGCTTTTTCAGGCAAAGCTCGGCTCGGTGTACGATAAGGTGGTTCGCATCGGCAAAATTGCAGAATACCTGACCGCGCAACTCCCCTGCCCGCCGGAAACCGCCGCCCATGCGATTCGGGCTGCCTTTCTGTGCAAGGCGGATCTGATGAGTCAGACCGTGGGGGAATTTCCGAAATTGCAAGGCATCATGGGCCGCGTGTACGCGCTGGCGGCCGGTGAACCTGCTGCCGTGGCAACCGCGATCGAGGAACACTACCAGCCCACCTATTCCGGCGGCGCCCTGCCCCAGAGTCTTGCCGGTGCCGTTGTGGCAATTGCGGATAAAATCGATACCATCTGCGGATGTTTCAGCGCGGGTCTGATTCCCACGGGCGCGGCGGATCCTTATGCCCTGCGCCGCCAGGCAATCGGCATCATTCAGATTCTGCTCGAAAGGAATGTTTCCGTTTCATTGATGGCGCTGATTCAAACCGGAACAGCCCTTTTCTCTTCCACCGCCGATCAGAATTCCGCCGAAACCGCGCAAAAGGTGTATGATTTTTTCAGCGGCCGCATGACCCACCTGCTCTCGGATTTAGGCTACTCCAGGGATGTGGTCGCCGCGGTCACCAGCGTGACGGTGGACCATGTTCCCAATGTGTGGAACCGGGTACGCGCGCTTGAGAAATTAAAGGCCGAACCCGACTTCGAGCCCCTGGCCATCGCCTTCAAGCGCGTGGTCAATATCATCAAAAAATCGGATACCGCTGTCGGCGCCGCGCTGAATGAGGGGCTTTTCGAGGCCCCCTGCGAAGGGGATCTTTTGAACGCATTCAAAAAGGTTCGTGCTCAAGTCGCCGATAACCTAAATAACCATTGCTTTGAAGAGGCGCTGCGGCAAATCGCTTCCCTGCGTGGTGCGGTCGATGCCTTTTTTGACGGCGTCATGGTCATGGCGGAAGATGAAACCATCCGCGCCAACCGCCTGGCCCTTTTGGGCCAAATCTCGGATCTATTCGCCATGTTTGCAGATTTTTCAAAACTATCAACGTAAACGGAGAAGGAGGAAATAATGCCGTTCGATGCCGAAAAAGATAAAATGCTCAAAAAATGGCGCTGTGAGGAAACCGGTTTGGTGGTTTCCATCAATCAATATGGAGATGGAGAACCCAAGGTGCAGATCGGCCCCCGCGTCATCATCAAGAAAAACGGTGAGGAAAGCCAGCGGAAATCCGGCCGCTTGTCCATTGAGGATTTGTCGTGGTTTTACACGATCATTGATGAAGTAAAGGATGAGCTGTCCGCGCTGGCAGGCCCAGAGTGATC includes these proteins:
- the glyS gene encoding glycine--tRNA ligase subunit beta encodes the protein MKRLLFEIGAEEIPAGYIEPALKALQENLLKKLTRARIDHGAATTFGTPRRLAVSVADVAEKQTPVTTEVMGPPEKVAFDATGQPTMAARKFAEKVGLSVAELGVTETPKGRYLCAVTADAGKSTETLLETILPELITAIPFPKTMKWADKQVLFARPIHSILALFGTKVVSFSFAGLQSDAWTWGHSIMRREQIPVPSPEAYVDILREADVIADITERKNRIIDEIQRCAEKVGGRVLPDEALLDIVTQLVECPLPVVGNFDAGYLELPGEILITAMREHQKYFAIIDASGSLMPHFIAINNTRTRDVALSVRGHERVLRARLEDARFFYRTDRAVALETWVSRLNNVLFQAKLGSVYDKVVRIGKIAEYLTAQLPCPPETAAHAIRAAFLCKADLMSQTVGEFPKLQGIMGRVYALAAGEPAAVATAIEEHYQPTYSGGALPQSLAGAVVAIADKIDTICGCFSAGLIPTGAADPYALRRQAIGIIQILLERNVSVSLMALIQTGTALFSSTADQNSAETAQKVYDFFSGRMTHLLSDLGYSRDVVAAVTSVTVDHVPNVWNRVRALEKLKAEPDFEPLAIAFKRVVNIIKKSDTAVGAALNEGLFEAPCEGDLLNAFKKVRAQVADNLNNHCFEEALRQIASLRGAVDAFFDGVMVMAEDETIRANRLALLGQISDLFAMFADFSKLST